GGCGCTCACGGTGGGGCCGTACTCGCTCAACCTGCGTTGCGGAAGTGCCTGGTCGCTCATGTCCGACACCGTAGTCCCGCTCCGGAGCGGCACGCGATTCGACGAGCACGGCCCCGTCGAGGGCGAAATCTCCTCCGCTGCGGCCTGTGCTGCGCATTCCGCCGCTCAGGAACCCGTCGATGTCACGATCGTCTCCCCGGAGCGCCGGGTTTTCCAGCACGCCGTTCGACCGCGCGAGCACATCGGGCTCCGCAGCGCAGCGGGCAGCGTCGAGCGGAACCGCGGTTGCGGAGAAAGCACCATCCGGAGTTGTTCTCCGGGAAGTTCCTCCTCGTTCCGGCAGCACCGCCGGGAAAAATCGGTTGCGCGCCGGGACGCGGCTGTCTAGGGTCGACTCCCGACTTGTCGCCATCCCCGAGGAGGGAACGTGCTCAGCTGAGGTCGGCGAGACACCGTGCGTGCCTTTCGGCGCGTGCCGGTGACGTGACCTCTGATCGAGTGCCTCCTCGCTTCGGCTCCGGCCGTTTCGAATCGCTCTCACGCGTGCGGCGCAGGTGCGGTGTCTCCACACGTCGGAACCAACCGGACACGACTTGTTCACGGGAGACACCTTCATGTGTGAGAACGGGACCGTGGTTTGCGGCAACCTCTCCTTCTCCTGGCCGGACGGCACGCGCGTGCTTCACGGCCTCGACTGGACGGCCGGATCCGGACGCACCGGACTGATCGGCCTCAACGGAGCGGGCAAATCCACCCTGCTGAAACTGCTGACCCGCGAACTGACCCCGCAGGAGGGAACCGTCCGCATCACCGGTGAGACCGGTCTGCTGCCGCAGCACATCACGACCGACCCGGCGGAACGGGTCGAGGACGTGCTGGGCGTCTCGCGCAGGAGAGCCGCGCTGCGCTCCATCGAAAGCGGAGTCGCCGACGAGCGGCAGTTCTCGGTTCTCGACGACGACTGGGACGTCGAACAGCGCTCGCTGGCCGCGCTCGAGCGGGTCGGCCTGGGCGCGCTCGGACTCGACCGCTCGGTGGTCGAGATATCCGGCGGGGAGCTCGTGCTGCTTCACCTGGCCGCCCAGCTGCTTCGCCGCCCGAACGTGCTGCTGCTCGACGAACCGACCAACAATCTGGATCGCCGCGCCAGGGGCCTGCTCCGGGAAGCCGTGCGGAACTACGGGGGAACGCTGATCGCGATCAGCCACGACCGGGAGCTGCTCCGGGCGATGGACCGCATCTCCGAACTGCGCAACGGTGTGATCACCGACTACGGCGGGAACCTGGACCACTACGAACGAGCGCTCGAAGCGGAGCGCGAGGCCGCTGAGCGCGCGGTTCGCTCCGCCGACTCCGAGGTGCGGCGCCAACGACGCAAGCGGGCCGAGCAGCAGGAGAAGCAGGCCAGGAGCAAGCGTTACGGCATTCGGATGCACGCCGAGAACCGCGCTCCGCGAATCGTGCTGGGGCAGCGGAAGCGAGCCGCCCAGGACTCGGCGGGCAAGCAGCGGATCATGCGGGAGCGGGCGCTGGAGGAGGCGCGGGCGCGCCTGGAGTCGGCCGAGCAACGCGTGCGCGACGACGAGCTGGTTCGGATCGACCTTCCCGCCACGGCCGTACCCGCCGGCCGGCGCGTGCTCGCGGTGCGCGACGCGCGGACTCCCCGCGGGGAGCTGCTCGGGGACCTCGAGCTGCGCGGGCCGGAGCGGATCGCGCTCACCGGGCCCAACGGTGCTGGCAAGTCCACCCTGCTGCACACCGTTGCGGGCAGGAGCGCGGTCGGCGGCGGAGCGGTGCAGACGCCGGTCCCGCTGCGCTACATGCCGCAACACGCCGACGTCCTCGACGAGCACCTCTCGGTGATCGAGAACGCCAAGCGACTGGCTCCGGGGATCACGGACAACGAGGTGCGGGCGCGGCTGGCGCGCTTCCTGTTCACCGGGGATCGCGCGGACCGAACCGCGTCCACCCTCTCGGGAGGAGAACGTTTCAGAGCCGGTCTGGCCGTGTTGATGCTGGCCGAGCCGGCTCCACAGCTGCTGCTGCTGGACGAGCCCACCAACAATCTCGACACGCACAGCGTCCGGCAGCTGGTCGCGGCGCTGTCCGCGTACCGGGGAGCGCTGATCGTGACCGGCCACGACGTCACGTTCCTCGGAGAGATCGGCATCACCAGGTGGTTGTGGCTGGACGGAGGGCTGAGCGAGACCGATCCGCAGCGGCTCTGACCGGTGTCGTCCCCGGTGGACCGACGTGCTTCCCGAGCGGGGTTCTCCCCGAGTCCCGCGCTCCGGCTCGTACTGCGTCCCGACCCGCTCGATGTCCCGGTCCGCTCGATCCGGCCGGTTGGCACGGTCCGACGGGACGGAGGATTCACGCGGAGTTCGGACTCCGTTGGCCCGTCCGCACGCATCCGTTCATTCCGACGAGGAAAAACGACGAGAATTGCGCGAACGTGCACAACCCGGGGTTCGTTTCGGCCGCCCCTGCCTTGAAGACAAATATAGGACAAGCGTACTGTTTACGCTGAAGCAAGGGTCCGCGCGCACGAACCACCGGTGTGCGCGAGACTCCACCGGACCCGTGTGGTTCCCGAACTTGCGCACGCCCGTCACGAGATGGAGTGAAACGTGACTGCACCTGTGAGCAAGGACAGCTTCGGCGCCCGCGACACGTTGCAGGTCGGCGACACCTCCTACGAGGTGTTCCGGCTCGACGCCGTCGACGGCGCGCAGCGGCTGCCCTACAGTCTCAAGATCCTGCTGGAAAACCTGCTGCGCACCGAGGACGGCGTGAACATAACCGCCGACCACGTGCGCGCCCTGGGCAACTGGGATCCCAAGGCCGAGCCGGACACCGAGATCCAGTTCACCCCCGGCCGGGTGATCATGCAGGACTTCACCGGTGTCCCCTGCGTCGTCGACCTCGCCACGATGCGCGAGGCGGTCGTCGAGCTCGGCGGTGACGCCTCCTCGGTCAACCCGCTGGCTCCGGCCGAGCTGGTCATCGACCACTCCGTGGTCATCGACGTGTTCGGCAAGTCGGACGCCTTCGAGCGCAACGTCGAGTTCGAGTACGGGCGCAACAAGGAGCGCTACCAGTTCCTGCGGTGGGGCCAGAACGCCTTCGACGAGTTCAAGGTCGTCCCCCCGGGAACCGGCATCGTCCACCAGGTCAACATCGAGCACCTCGCCCGCGGGGTGATGGCCCGCAACGGCCAGGCCTACCCGGACACCTGCGTGGGCACCGACTCGCACACCACGATGGTCAACGGGCTCGGTGTCCTGGGCTGGGGAGTCGGCGGCATCGAGGCCGAGGCCGCCATGCTGGGCCAGCCGGTTTCGATGCTCATCCCCAAGGTCGTCGGGTTCAAGTTGACCGGCGACATCCCGCCGGGGGCCACCGCGACCGACGTGGTGCTGACGATCACCGAGATGCTGCGCGAGCACGGCGCCGTCGGCAAGTTCGTGGAGTTCTACGGCTCCGGCGTCGCCTCGGTCCCCCTGGCGAACCGGGCCACGATCGGCAACATGAGCCCGGAGTTCGGCTCCACCGCGGCGATCTTCCCGATCGACGAGGAAACCCTCCGGTACCTCAAGCTCACCGGCCGTTCCCAGGAGCAGCTCGACCTGGTCGAGAGCTACGCCAAGGAGCAGGGCCTGTGGCACGACCCGAGCCGCGAGCCCGAGTACTCCGAGTACCTCGAGCTGGACCTGTCCACCGTGGTTCCCTCCATCGCCGGCCCGAAGCGTCCGCAGGACCGGATCGCCATCTCCGAGTCCAAGAGCTCCTTCCGCGGCTCGCTCAAGGAGTACGTCTCGGTCAACTCCGACGACACCGCGCTCGACGAGGCCGGCGAGGAGTCCTTCCCCGCCAGCGACGCGCCCGCGGTGACCCACCACGACGAGGGTGACAAGCCCAAGCTGGTCTCCGCGGCCGACGGAGC
The sequence above is a segment of the Actinopolyspora saharensis genome. Coding sequences within it:
- a CDS encoding ABC-F family ATP-binding cassette domain-containing protein, with protein sequence MCENGTVVCGNLSFSWPDGTRVLHGLDWTAGSGRTGLIGLNGAGKSTLLKLLTRELTPQEGTVRITGETGLLPQHITTDPAERVEDVLGVSRRRAALRSIESGVADERQFSVLDDDWDVEQRSLAALERVGLGALGLDRSVVEISGGELVLLHLAAQLLRRPNVLLLDEPTNNLDRRARGLLREAVRNYGGTLIAISHDRELLRAMDRISELRNGVITDYGGNLDHYERALEAEREAAERAVRSADSEVRRQRRKRAEQQEKQARSKRYGIRMHAENRAPRIVLGQRKRAAQDSAGKQRIMRERALEEARARLESAEQRVRDDELVRIDLPATAVPAGRRVLAVRDARTPRGELLGDLELRGPERIALTGPNGAGKSTLLHTVAGRSAVGGGAVQTPVPLRYMPQHADVLDEHLSVIENAKRLAPGITDNEVRARLARFLFTGDRADRTASTLSGGERFRAGLAVLMLAEPAPQLLLLDEPTNNLDTHSVRQLVAALSAYRGALIVTGHDVTFLGEIGITRWLWLDGGLSETDPQRL